From Pseudoleptotrichia goodfellowii, a single genomic window includes:
- a CDS encoding ABC transporter ATP-binding protein, protein MNNKIIELKNVNKIYKTKVEEIHILKDVNLSFGKGDFASIQGKSGSGKTTLLNILGLLDVPTNGELKIDGNSVDYKNEKIKNTIRNEKIGFVFQFHYLLNEFTALENVMISALINKKRDKKEIREKAEELLELVGLKDRITHKPLELSGGEKQRVAIARSMINNPEIILADEPTGNLDSETSDVINSLFKKINKEKDQSIIIVTHSAELANLATYKYKIEKGKFTSV, encoded by the coding sequence ATGAATAATAAAATAATAGAACTTAAAAATGTAAATAAAATATACAAGACTAAAGTTGAAGAAATTCATATATTGAAAGATGTAAATCTCTCTTTCGGTAAAGGAGATTTTGCTTCTATACAGGGAAAATCCGGAAGCGGAAAAACTACTCTTTTGAATATACTGGGACTTCTTGATGTGCCTACAAACGGAGAACTTAAAATAGACGGAAACAGTGTGGATTATAAAAATGAGAAAATAAAAAATACTATAAGAAATGAAAAAATCGGATTTGTGTTTCAGTTTCACTATTTGCTTAATGAATTTACAGCCCTTGAAAATGTTATGATATCGGCACTTATTAATAAAAAAAGAGATAAGAAGGAAATAAGAGAAAAAGCCGAAGAATTATTGGAGCTTGTAGGTTTGAAGGACAGAATAACTCATAAGCCGCTAGAACTGTCCGGAGGAGAAAAACAGAGAGTTGCCATAGCAAGATCAATGATTAACAATCCTGAAATCATTTTAGCGGACGAACCTACAGGAAATCTTGACAGTGAGACAAGTGATGTTATAAATTCTCTTTTTAAAAAAATAAATAAAGAGAAAGATCAGTCAATAATTATCGTAACTCACAGTGCCGAACTTGCAAATTTGGCAACATACAAGTATAAAATCGAAAAAGGTAAATTTACCTCTGTTTAA
- a CDS encoding aminoacyl-histidine dipeptidase: MDVEKLYPEKVFHYFREISKIPRGSKKEKEISDWLVKFAKGRGLQVMQDQNYNVVIKKKASEGYEDFSPLILQGHMDMVWEKNKDTKFNFETQGIELVEREGFLKANGTTLGADNGIAVAYALAILDSDDIKHPALEILITTDEEEGMSGAENLDYSVFDGKTLINLDTEEYGEIYVSSAGGGRTTTQFILSPKKIKTEDSTLISIEIKGLSGGHSGAEIHKNFGNSNKIMGEVLYHLSKRYSMRLIHIDGGEKVNAIPREAMVHLNVKLDGDTVKEFEKAAKLAFGNILKDFKAVDKSPIIEVSEISIEKLGKKPAEISQSDTANIISYLHEFPNGIQAMSKQVEGLVETSINLGVAKTASVGGNIQMTFKALSRSSVSASLQNLISEITDLARKHGANIKVDSAHLPWEYKEHSEIRDLIVKSFKKLTGKDAEIKAIHAGLECGIFTNKMENLDVVSIGPNIYGAHTPEERMDIKSVGDTWKLLLKILEDYNIK, from the coding sequence ATGGATGTTGAAAAATTATATCCTGAAAAGGTTTTTCATTATTTTAGAGAAATTTCAAAAATACCGAGAGGTTCAAAAAAGGAAAAGGAAATCAGTGACTGGCTTGTAAAATTTGCTAAAGGCAGAGGACTTCAGGTAATGCAGGATCAAAATTATAATGTAGTTATTAAAAAGAAAGCTTCTGAAGGATACGAAGATTTTTCTCCGTTAATTCTTCAAGGACATATGGATATGGTTTGGGAGAAAAATAAAGATACTAAATTCAATTTTGAAACACAGGGAATAGAGCTCGTTGAAAGAGAGGGATTTTTAAAAGCAAACGGGACAACACTCGGAGCAGATAACGGAATTGCAGTGGCTTATGCTCTTGCGATACTCGACAGTGACGATATAAAACATCCCGCTTTGGAAATACTCATAACTACCGATGAAGAAGAAGGAATGTCCGGAGCTGAAAATCTCGACTATTCTGTTTTTGACGGGAAAACCCTAATTAATCTTGACACTGAAGAATATGGAGAAATTTACGTAAGCAGTGCCGGAGGAGGAAGAACTACTACACAATTTATATTGTCTCCGAAAAAGATAAAAACTGAAGATTCGACATTGATTTCTATAGAAATCAAAGGACTTTCAGGAGGACATTCAGGAGCGGAAATACATAAAAATTTCGGAAATTCCAATAAAATAATGGGAGAAGTGCTTTATCATCTGAGTAAACGTTATTCTATGAGATTGATTCATATAGACGGCGGAGAAAAAGTAAATGCTATCCCGAGAGAAGCTATGGTACATTTGAATGTAAAACTGGATGGAGATACTGTAAAAGAGTTTGAAAAAGCTGCTAAACTTGCTTTCGGAAATATACTGAAAGACTTTAAAGCGGTGGATAAATCGCCGATTATTGAAGTGAGTGAAATTTCAATAGAAAAATTAGGGAAAAAGCCTGCAGAAATTTCTCAATCGGACACTGCAAACATTATATCTTATTTGCATGAATTTCCTAATGGGATACAGGCGATGAGCAAACAGGTCGAAGGACTTGTGGAAACTTCCATTAATTTAGGGGTTGCAAAAACTGCATCGGTAGGCGGAAATATTCAGATGACTTTCAAGGCTTTATCCAGAAGTTCGGTAAGTGCTTCTTTACAAAATCTTATTTCTGAAATTACAGATTTAGCAAGAAAACACGGAGCAAATATAAAAGTCGATTCGGCTCATTTACCTTGGGAATACAAAGAACATTCAGAAATTAGAGATTTGATAGTAAAATCCTTTAAAAAACTCACAGGAAAAGATGCTGAAATAAAAGCTATTCACGCAGGACTTGAATGCGGAATTTTCACGAATAAAATGGAAAATCTTGATGTAGTTTCTATAGGACCCAATATATATGGAGCCCACACACCTGAGGAAAGAATGGATATAAAATCTGTAGGCGATACGTGGAAACTCTTGTTAAAAATACTTGAAGATTATAATATTAAATAA
- the nrdR gene encoding transcriptional regulator NrdR — MKCPFCGNENTRVIDSRAYSDGNSIKRRRICENCGKRFTTHEKVVDLALYVIKKNGEKQPYSRKKVSNGITRAVEKRNVDPEKIEEVVDKIERVILTEYSGEIKSSDLGNIIISYLLDLDEIAYVRFASVYKQFDSLDSFIREIEKIRNEKINL; from the coding sequence ATGAAATGTCCATTTTGCGGCAATGAAAATACAAGAGTAATAGACAGTAGAGCATACTCAGACGGAAACTCTATTAAAAGGCGTAGAATATGTGAAAATTGCGGAAAAAGATTTACAACTCATGAAAAAGTTGTAGATTTGGCACTGTACGTAATAAAGAAGAACGGAGAAAAACAGCCTTATTCAAGAAAAAAAGTGTCTAACGGAATTACAAGAGCAGTAGAAAAAAGAAATGTAGATCCTGAAAAAATCGAAGAAGTTGTTGATAAAATTGAAAGAGTTATTTTGACTGAATATTCGGGAGAAATAAAATCAAGTGATTTGGGAAATATAATAATTTCATATTTACTTGATTTGGATGAAATAGCTTATGTAAGATTTGCTTCGGTTTATAAGCAGTTCGACAGTTTGGACAGTTTTATAAGAGAAATAGAAAAAATCAGAAATGAAAAGATAAATTTATAA
- a CDS encoding ABC transporter permease → MVELFIAVRHILERKFQSIFSVLGVAIAVTVFVVSLTVSNGLNKNMVNSLLTLSPHILIKNAKDSYFESYQDILEKTKGMKDVKAVIPEIRSQSIIKYNELAKGVLADGISAENVKNDLKLKIIDGKNDISEGNSVLVGKVLAEEMGIKVGEELSLVSAENKEIKLIVRGIFKTGGLPYDSNLVIVPLKTMQIMFERGEAATEVGILVENPQKVENTVGTVMSKFPESDYKVQSWKVVNEGLLSAVRFEKFVLIAILSLLLMIACFAVSVILNMIVREKIKDIGILKSIGYTNKNIRKIFTIEGLIIGVSGMVLASILSPFILISLQKLFKIYMKDSYYYLDELPLYISVAELSAVYIITFIVVFISTIYPAVRASRMNPVEALKHE, encoded by the coding sequence ATGGTAGAGTTATTTATAGCTGTAAGACACATACTCGAAAGAAAATTTCAAAGTATATTTTCCGTGTTGGGAGTGGCTATCGCAGTAACGGTATTTGTAGTGTCTCTTACTGTATCAAATGGTCTTAATAAAAATATGGTAAATTCTTTGCTGACATTAAGTCCTCACATTTTAATAAAAAATGCCAAAGATTCGTATTTTGAAAGTTATCAGGATATACTTGAAAAGACTAAAGGAATGAAAGATGTAAAAGCCGTTATTCCTGAGATAAGAAGTCAGTCAATTATAAAATATAACGAACTTGCAAAGGGAGTTTTGGCTGACGGAATCAGTGCCGAAAATGTAAAAAATGATTTGAAATTAAAAATAATAGACGGAAAAAATGATATTTCTGAAGGTAATTCCGTATTGGTAGGAAAAGTATTGGCTGAAGAAATGGGGATAAAAGTAGGTGAGGAACTTAGTCTTGTTTCTGCAGAAAATAAAGAAATAAAACTTATTGTCAGAGGTATTTTTAAGACGGGAGGATTGCCTTATGATTCAAATCTGGTAATAGTACCTCTTAAAACGATGCAGATAATGTTTGAAAGAGGAGAAGCTGCAACAGAAGTAGGAATACTTGTAGAAAATCCTCAAAAAGTTGAAAATACAGTCGGCACAGTTATGTCAAAATTTCCTGAAAGCGATTATAAAGTACAGAGCTGGAAAGTAGTAAATGAAGGTCTGCTTAGTGCAGTACGATTTGAAAAATTCGTTCTGATAGCTATTTTAAGTTTACTTTTAATGATAGCATGTTTTGCAGTGTCTGTAATATTAAATATGATAGTAAGAGAAAAGATAAAAGATATAGGAATATTGAAGTCTATCGGATATACAAACAAGAATATAAGAAAGATTTTTACAATAGAGGGTCTTATAATCGGAGTATCGGGAATGGTTTTGGCAAGCATTTTATCGCCTTTTATATTGATCTCACTCCAAAAACTATTTAAAATATATATGAAAGATTCCTATTATTACCTTGACGAATTGCCTTTATATATATCTGTAGCTGAACTTTCTGCAGTATATATTATTACTTTTATTGTAGTATTTATTTCCACAATTTATCCTGCAGTAAGAGCATCACGAATGAATCCTGTGGAGGCGTTAAAACATGAATAA
- the dinB gene encoding DNA polymerase IV, which translates to MEKIYLHYDMDAFFASIEQRDNPRLKGIPIAVGHGVVTTASYEARKFGVKSAMPTVTAKKLCPYLKLIPVRKNYYSAVGKEIQNLIKKFTDKYEFTSIDEGYIDITEFIKNNNIEKFIIRFKEYIFKNTGLTCSVGIGFSKISAKIASDINKPDNYFIFESKEQFVEYIRDKNLSIIPGIGKKTRELLSLFNISVVSELYKIEKRELTAKFGINRGEYLYNVIRGMQYSEIDTNRKRQSYGHEVTFGQSMNDILELSDELKVQSKKLSKRLKENKEFAKTVTLKIRYSNFITYTKAKTLKIATDEYKSIFEAAMESFKHLKKKDEVRLIGIHLSSITKSNVIQLSFNDLQNSK; encoded by the coding sequence ATGGAAAAGATTTATCTGCATTATGATATGGATGCCTTTTTTGCTTCGATTGAGCAGAGAGATAATCCCCGATTAAAAGGGATTCCCATTGCTGTGGGACACGGAGTAGTAACTACGGCGAGTTACGAGGCAAGAAAATTCGGAGTAAAATCGGCAATGCCTACAGTTACTGCAAAAAAGCTTTGTCCTTACTTGAAACTTATTCCTGTGAGAAAAAATTATTATTCTGCTGTAGGAAAGGAAATTCAGAATTTAATAAAAAAATTTACCGATAAATATGAATTTACTTCAATAGATGAAGGTTATATAGATATAACGGAATTTATAAAGAATAATAATATTGAAAAGTTTATTATCAGATTTAAAGAATATATTTTCAAAAATACCGGATTAACATGTTCTGTGGGAATAGGATTCAGCAAAATCAGTGCAAAAATTGCAAGCGATATTAATAAACCCGATAATTACTTTATTTTTGAGAGTAAAGAGCAGTTTGTCGAGTATATACGGGATAAAAATTTATCGATTATTCCGGGAATAGGGAAAAAGACAAGGGAATTATTAAGTCTGTTTAATATATCCGTAGTTTCGGAGCTTTACAAGATAGAAAAAAGAGAACTTACAGCAAAATTCGGTATAAACAGGGGAGAATATCTGTATAATGTAATCAGAGGAATGCAGTATTCGGAAATAGACACTAACAGAAAAAGGCAGTCTTACGGACACGAAGTTACTTTCGGACAGTCCATGAACGACATACTTGAATTATCTGATGAACTGAAAGTACAGTCAAAAAAATTGAGCAAAAGGCTGAAAGAAAATAAAGAATTTGCAAAAACAGTAACATTAAAGATAAGATACTCGAATTTTATAACTTATACTAAAGCTAAAACGCTGAAAATCGCAACAGACGAGTATAAAAGCATATTTGAAGCGGCAATGGAAAGTTTTAAACATTTAAAGAAAAAAGACGAAGTAAGACTGATAGGAATACATCTGAGTTCAATTACAAAAAGTAATGTTATTCAGTTGTCTTTTAATGATTTGCAAAACAGTAAATAA
- a CDS encoding PTS sugar transporter subunit IIA, whose amino-acid sequence MLSGKKVAEYIKAETVELDLKSKNKNAVIKELFENIKKSGQVRNEELALEDLYARENMGSTGIGKNVAVPHAKTDAVDELTVTIGISRNGIEYEAIDDENVNIFFMFLCPKDQAQEYLRILARISRLVKEDKFRESLMKAKTQEEIVEIIRKEEN is encoded by the coding sequence ATGTTGTCAGGGAAGAAAGTTGCAGAGTATATTAAAGCGGAAACTGTGGAGTTGGATTTAAAATCCAAAAATAAAAATGCCGTTATTAAAGAACTTTTTGAAAATATTAAGAAAAGCGGACAGGTTAGAAATGAAGAATTGGCTTTGGAAGACTTGTATGCGAGGGAAAATATGGGTTCTACAGGAATCGGGAAAAACGTTGCAGTACCCCATGCGAAAACTGATGCAGTTGACGAGCTTACAGTAACAATAGGTATTTCGAGAAACGGTATAGAATACGAAGCTATAGATGACGAAAATGTAAATATATTTTTTATGTTTTTATGCCCTAAAGATCAGGCACAGGAATATTTGAGAATTTTAGCAAGAATATCAAGACTTGTAAAAGAAGATAAATTCAGAGAAAGTCTTATGAAAGCCAAAACGCAGGAAGAAATAGTGGAAATAATAAGAAAAGAGGAAAACTAA
- a CDS encoding S1C family serine protease: protein MKKLLLTLYLLLGMAIFANDAAIKKALVKVYASHQLFNYEAPWQYGQSFNSTATGFIVEGNKIITNAHAVLNAKFLQVRKEGDSKKYKATVKFISEDYDLAFVEVEDKTFFNRTSSLKLGTLPQIQDNVTVYGYPLGGDKLSTTQGIVSRMEHNAYTLTNKRFLIGQTDAAINSGNSGGPVISKNKVAGVAFAGLSSADNIGYFIPVTILEHFLDDVKDGNYDGAPVLGVEWSKLESPSHRKMLGLENNSQGVLIKKIFKNSPFEGVLKPNDVLLKLDNSPIEYDGTVEFRKNEKTDFGYVNQQKKYGDSLSYEIVRDKKKQNGQVKLNSKNVKYSVVKNVTLETAPSYLVYGGLLFEPLTNNYMGVTQGALNSVYEKEESFKDYSELAVLVRVLPFDVNLGYSDMGNLIITKVNGQKYKDFKNFVKKVQAVNSEFIVFETDRGEEIVLDVKQVQAEKAELMRNYNITSDMSDDVK, encoded by the coding sequence ATGAAAAAACTATTATTAACATTATATTTATTATTAGGAATGGCAATATTTGCGAATGATGCTGCGATAAAAAAGGCTTTAGTTAAAGTATATGCCTCTCATCAGCTGTTTAATTATGAGGCTCCTTGGCAATACGGACAAAGTTTTAATTCTACGGCAACAGGATTTATTGTAGAAGGAAACAAAATTATAACTAATGCCCATGCGGTGCTTAATGCAAAATTTCTGCAAGTTAGAAAAGAAGGAGATTCAAAAAAATACAAGGCTACAGTAAAATTTATATCTGAAGATTATGATTTGGCTTTTGTGGAAGTGGAAGACAAAACATTTTTCAACAGAACATCTTCTTTGAAATTAGGGACATTACCTCAAATACAGGATAATGTAACTGTATACGGCTACCCTTTGGGAGGAGATAAATTAAGCACAACTCAGGGAATAGTTTCAAGAATGGAGCACAACGCTTACACATTGACAAATAAAAGATTTCTTATAGGACAGACAGATGCTGCAATAAACAGCGGAAACAGCGGAGGTCCTGTTATAAGTAAAAATAAAGTAGCAGGAGTGGCATTTGCGGGATTATCATCTGCCGACAACATAGGATACTTCATTCCGGTAACAATACTTGAGCATTTTCTGGATGATGTAAAGGATGGAAATTACGACGGAGCACCTGTATTAGGAGTAGAATGGTCCAAACTTGAAAGTCCTTCTCACAGAAAAATGTTAGGACTGGAAAATAATTCTCAGGGAGTATTAATAAAAAAAATATTTAAAAATTCTCCTTTTGAAGGAGTATTAAAACCTAATGATGTATTGCTGAAATTGGATAACAGTCCTATAGAATATGACGGAACGGTAGAATTCAGAAAAAATGAAAAAACCGACTTCGGGTATGTAAATCAGCAAAAAAAATACGGAGACAGTCTGTCATATGAAATAGTAAGAGATAAAAAGAAACAGAACGGACAGGTAAAACTGAACAGTAAAAATGTCAAGTACAGCGTAGTTAAAAATGTAACTCTTGAAACTGCTCCTTCATATTTAGTTTACGGAGGACTGTTATTCGAGCCTTTGACAAATAACTATATGGGAGTAACACAGGGAGCATTGAACTCTGTTTATGAAAAAGAAGAATCTTTCAAAGATTATTCGGAACTTGCAGTGTTGGTAAGAGTGTTGCCTTTTGATGTGAATCTGGGATATTCCGATATGGGAAATCTGATTATAACAAAAGTGAACGGACAAAAATATAAAGACTTTAAAAATTTTGTGAAAAAAGTACAAGCTGTAAATAGTGAGTTTATAGTATTTGAAACAGATCGTGGAGAAGAAATAGTGCTTGATGTGAAACAGGTTCAGGCGGAAAAAGCAGAATTGATGAGAAATTATAATATAACATCGGATATGTCCGATGATGTTAAATAG
- the rnmV gene encoding ribonuclease M5, which translates to MENKKIKINEIIVVEGRDDITAVKRVVDAHVVALNGFSGLTKKSLGKLSELAKNNDLILLTDPDFAGKKIRSVVEKRIPDIKHAFISRKNATKKDNIGVENASDESIKEALLHIVTHKNRSDEKYIFTVKDLIENGLCSGEGAKEKRALLGDTLKIGYYNSKQLLNALNSFDISKENFDEAIREIEVEYQLCKG; encoded by the coding sequence ATGGAAAATAAAAAGATAAAAATAAATGAAATTATTGTGGTAGAAGGAAGAGATGATATAACTGCTGTAAAAAGAGTTGTAGATGCTCATGTTGTGGCTTTAAACGGATTTTCGGGACTTACGAAAAAATCTCTCGGTAAACTTTCGGAATTGGCAAAAAATAATGATTTGATATTGTTGACCGATCCTGATTTTGCAGGGAAAAAAATAAGAAGTGTTGTAGAAAAAAGGATACCCGATATAAAACATGCTTTTATAAGCAGAAAAAATGCCACGAAAAAAGATAATATCGGTGTGGAAAATGCTTCCGACGAATCAATAAAAGAAGCATTATTGCATATAGTAACTCATAAAAATAGATCAGATGAAAAATATATTTTTACTGTAAAAGATCTTATTGAAAACGGGTTATGCTCGGGAGAAGGAGCCAAAGAAAAAAGAGCACTTTTAGGAGATACCCTGAAAATAGGATACTATAATTCAAAACAGTTGTTAAATGCTTTAAATTCATTTGATATTTCCAAAGAAAATTTTGATGAGGCGATAAGGGAAATAGAGGTAGAATACCAATTATGCAAAGGATAA
- the mreC gene encoding rod shape-determining protein MreC, which yields MAAKKGKNSDNKRKTGRNIIIIVIMCIALFIFKDKVAGVFGFLDGMAQTVNFKMVKVKSIIYKQTLKFKSRIHDLNYIDSYVDNNKERDFELQKNKVQNMEMANIKSENEKLRELLNMRSKNPAEYIAADVALVEDLNFSERIFIDKGKSQGVALNLPVMYNGYLIGKISKVGNNYSEVTLLTSKNSRISVVINGTDLQILRGNGNGTFSIFNYNENVTDKSLFNIETSGTSDIFPKGLSIGSFYIKDLNSFKQTKEVKFRPSYKVYDIQSVLVYKWSTNDQVNKEIQDQIDEEIEQEFKKNKGTTQTN from the coding sequence ATGGCAGCAAAAAAAGGAAAAAATTCGGACAATAAAAGAAAAACAGGAAGAAATATAATCATTATAGTAATTATGTGTATAGCGTTATTTATATTTAAAGATAAAGTTGCGGGTGTATTCGGATTTCTTGACGGAATGGCTCAGACGGTAAACTTTAAAATGGTTAAAGTTAAAAGTATTATTTACAAACAGACATTGAAATTCAAGTCAAGAATACACGATCTTAATTATATAGATTCTTATGTCGATAATAATAAAGAAAGAGATTTTGAATTACAGAAAAATAAAGTTCAAAATATGGAAATGGCGAATATTAAGTCTGAAAATGAAAAATTAAGAGAGTTACTCAATATGAGAAGTAAAAATCCTGCAGAATATATTGCGGCTGATGTGGCGTTAGTCGAAGATCTCAATTTTTCCGAAAGAATATTTATCGACAAAGGAAAAAGTCAGGGAGTTGCTCTTAATTTGCCTGTAATGTATAACGGCTATCTCATAGGGAAAATCTCCAAAGTAGGAAACAATTATTCGGAAGTGACCCTTCTTACGAGCAAAAATTCGAGAATAAGTGTAGTCATAAACGGTACCGATTTACAAATATTGAGAGGAAACGGAAACGGTACATTTTCCATATTCAATTACAACGAAAATGTAACAGATAAGTCATTATTCAATATTGAAACTTCGGGAACGAGTGATATATTCCCGAAAGGGCTTTCCATAGGTTCCTTTTATATTAAAGATTTGAATTCGTTTAAGCAGACTAAAGAAGTAAAGTTCAGACCTTCCTATAAAGTGTATGATATTCAAAGTGTTCTGGTTTATAAATGGAGTACGAATGATCAGGTTAATAAAGAAATTCAGGACCAGATTGATGAGGAAATAGAACAGGAATTCAAAAAAAATAAAGGTACAACACAGACAAACTAA
- a CDS encoding FtsB family cell division protein, with product MGRGKIFFLFNIFFILALFGIGYQTFETYLVKKEVSKEIKNTEKEVEEYAEKKKKLESNIKNFSEEEKIERVARDKLNLKKEGEVTYKIVE from the coding sequence ATGGGAAGAGGAAAAATTTTCTTTCTTTTCAATATATTTTTCATTCTTGCTTTATTCGGTATCGGTTATCAGACTTTTGAAACTTATTTAGTAAAAAAAGAAGTGAGTAAAGAAATAAAAAATACTGAAAAAGAAGTTGAAGAATATGCTGAAAAAAAGAAAAAACTTGAAAGTAATATAAAAAATTTCAGTGAAGAAGAAAAAATAGAAAGAGTTGCCCGTGATAAACTGAATTTGAAAAAAGAGGGCGAAGTAACATATAAAATTGTGGAATAA
- the recO gene encoding DNA repair protein RecO: MNILKTKCLVLKNKKINESDLTATIFTREYGKINVTAYGIRKSKSRNPITLNPLSMADMTIHKKNGFYTVNESELIKKFENITKNIEKLEISLYILDSVNKIYDINYEDRIFFDRLIEILEFINTREKILKGYKYYLILAFLRRIMLEQGIYHADELEKILDFELLLKYKEVSLISKKSSNEENIQKKFEKYSDYLKKIAVAFEKYINESLQVKMEMKKILTEE, from the coding sequence ATGAATATTTTAAAAACAAAGTGTCTTGTATTAAAAAATAAAAAAATAAACGAATCGGATTTAACAGCAACGATTTTTACAAGAGAATACGGGAAAATAAACGTTACAGCCTACGGGATAAGAAAATCCAAAAGCAGAAATCCGATAACTTTGAATCCTTTGAGTATGGCAGATATGACGATTCATAAGAAAAACGGCTTTTACACTGTAAATGAATCGGAATTAATAAAAAAATTTGAAAATATTACAAAAAATATTGAAAAATTGGAAATTTCGTTGTATATTTTAGATAGTGTAAATAAAATTTATGATATAAATTACGAGGACAGAATTTTTTTTGACAGATTGATTGAGATACTTGAATTTATTAACACACGAGAGAAAATATTGAAAGGCTACAAGTATTATCTTATTTTGGCTTTTTTAAGAAGAATAATGTTGGAACAGGGAATTTATCATGCTGATGAACTTGAGAAAATACTTGATTTTGAGTTATTGCTGAAATATAAAGAGGTTTCCCTTATAAGTAAAAAAAGCTCAAATGAAGAAAATATTCAGAAAAAATTTGAAAAATATTCCGATTATTTGAAAAAAATAGCAGTAGCCTTTGAAAAGTACATTAACGAAAGTTTACAAGTGAAAATGGAAATGAAAAAAATTTTAACGGAGGAGTAA